The following proteins are encoded in a genomic region of Zea mays cultivar B73 chromosome 9, Zm-B73-REFERENCE-NAM-5.0, whole genome shotgun sequence:
- the LOC100502405 gene encoding uncharacterized protein LOC100502405: MEKESKQGFFSALKGEVVRGLSPGRSRGKSLLLPRSRKTAAAEEVAPPEKLAQYAPDPLVTHSGSLRLAGEVLAPLMEGPDVAEDDTFAEDSGRRDGFGQWVRGHLTRAPLIAGGGDGSFRRSDLRLLLGVMGAPLAPVSVSTAEPLPLAPVKGAPIESSSAQYILQQYLAASGGAKVLRSARNAYAMGKVRMVASEFETATRVVKNRGAAAAAAVEQGGFVLWRMSPDMWYVELAVGGSKVRAGCNGRLVWRHTPWLGAHAAKGPVRPLRRALQGLDPLSTAGLFAEARCVGEKKVGDEECFILKLSADAETLRQRSEGPAEIIRHVVFGYFSQRTGLLVQVEDSHLTRIQPHAGGDAVYWETTISSFLEDYRAVDGVAIAHAGRSAVTLFRFGETAMSHTKTRMEEAWTIQEAAFDVPGLSTDCFIPPADVRRDSDSVGEPCELPPRGAKAGAVHPACDAVHSRRRRDVAPADGELATRSTGRWRCDF, encoded by the exons ATGGAGAAGGAGAGCAAGCAGGGTTTCTTTTCGGCGCTCAAGGGGGAAGTCGTGCGTGGTCTCTCGCCAGGCAGATCCCGGGGGAAGTCGCTGCTGCTTCCGCGCAGCCGCAAGACGGCGGCCGCGGAGGAAGTGGCGCCGCCAGAGAAGCTCGCCCAGTACGCGCCGGATCCGCTCGTCACCCACTCCGGCAGCCTGCGGCTTGCCGGCGAGGTCCTGGCGCCGCTCATGGAGGGCCCGGACGTCGCCGAGGACGACACGTTCGCCGAGGATTCCGGACGGCGAGACGGGTTCGGGCAGTGGGTCCGCGGCCACCTGACCCGTGCCCCGTTGATcgccggcggcggcgacgggTCTTTCCGGCGCTCCGACCTCCGCCTCCTCCTCGGCGTCATGGGCGCGCCGCTCGCGCCCGTCTCGGTCTCCACCGCCGAGCCGCTGCCGCTCGCGCCCGTCAAGGGCGCCCCCATT GAATCCTCGTCGGCGCAGTACATCCTGCAGCAGTACTTGGCGGCGTCGGGTGGCGCCAAGGTGCTCCGGTCGGCGCGGAACGCGTACGCAATGGGGAAGGTGCGGATGGTGGCGTCGGAGTTCGAGACGGCCACGCGCGTGGTCAAGAAccggggcgccgccgccgccgccgccgtggagCAAGGCGGGTTCGTGCTCTGGCGGATGTCCCCGGACATGTGGTACGTGGAGCTGGCCGTCGGCGGCAGCAAGGTCCGCGCCGGCTGCAACGGCCGCCTCGTCTGGCGCCACACGCCGTGGCTCGGCGCCCACGCCGCCAAGGGTCCCGTCCGCCCGCTCCGCCGAGCCCTCCAG GGTCTGGATCCGCTGTCGACTGCGGGGCTGTTCGCGGAGGCGCGGTGCGTGGGCGAGAAGAAGGTGGGCGACGAGGAGTGCTTCATCCTGAAGCTGTCGGCGGACGCGGAGACGCTGCGGCAGCGGAGCGAGGGTCCGGCGGAGATCATCCGGCACGTGGTGTTCGGGTACTTCAGCCAGCGCACGGGCCTGCTGGTGCAGGTGGAGGACTCGCACCTGACGCGCATCCAGCCGCACGCCGGCGGGGACGCCGTGTACTGGGAGACCACCATCAGCTCGTTCCTGGAGGACTACCGCGCGGTGGACGGCGTGGCGATCGCGCACGCGGGGCGGTCCGCCGTGACGCTGTTCCGGTTCGGCGAGACGGCCATGAGCCACACCAAGACGCGCATGGAGGAGGCGTGGACCATCCAGGAGGCCGCCTTCGACGTGCCGGGCCTGTCCACCGACTGCTTCATCCCGCCGGCAGACGTCCGGCGCGACTCCGACTCCGTGGGCGAGCCCTGCGAGCTCCCGCCGCGCGGCGCCAAGGCCGGCGCCGTGCACCCCGCGTGCGACGCGGTGCACTCGCGGCGGCGGCGGGATGTGGCCCCGGCCGATGGGGAGCTGGCGACAAGATCTACCGGACGGTGGAGATGCGATTTCTGA
- the LOC100502405 gene encoding uncharacterized protein isoform X1 produces the protein MEKESKQGFFSALKGEVVRGLSPGRSRGKSLLLPRSRKTAAAEEVAPPEKLAQYAPDPLVTHSGSLRLAGEVLAPLMEGPDVAEDDTFAEDSGRRDGFGQWVRGHLTRAPLIAGGGDGSFRRSDLRLLLGVMGAPLAPVSVSTAEPLPLAPVKGAPIESSSAQYILQQYLAASGGAKVLRSARNAYAMGKVRMVASEFETATRVVKNRGAAAAAAVEQGGFVLWRMSPDMWYVELAVGGSKVRAGCNGRLVWRHTPWLGAHAAKGPVRPLRRALQVAFPSRARLDACHWLVPTIVCVCVRARVYCAGSGSAVDCGAVRGGAVRGREEGGRRGVLHPEAVGGRGDAAAAERGSGGDHPARGVRVLQPAHGPAGAGGGLAPDAHPAARRRGRRVLGDHHQLVPGGLPRGGRRGDRARGAVRRDAVPVRRDGHEPHQDAHGGGVDHPGGRLRRAGPVHRLLHPAGRRPARLRLRGRALRAPAARRQGRRRAPRVRRGALAAAAGCGPGRWGAGDKIYRTVEMRFLTVGDGTDRADSYRKSSTITSS, from the exons ATGGAGAAGGAGAGCAAGCAGGGTTTCTTTTCGGCGCTCAAGGGGGAAGTCGTGCGTGGTCTCTCGCCAGGCAGATCCCGGGGGAAGTCGCTGCTGCTTCCGCGCAGCCGCAAGACGGCGGCCGCGGAGGAAGTGGCGCCGCCAGAGAAGCTCGCCCAGTACGCGCCGGATCCGCTCGTCACCCACTCCGGCAGCCTGCGGCTTGCCGGCGAGGTCCTGGCGCCGCTCATGGAGGGCCCGGACGTCGCCGAGGACGACACGTTCGCCGAGGATTCCGGACGGCGAGACGGGTTCGGGCAGTGGGTCCGCGGCCACCTGACCCGTGCCCCGTTGATcgccggcggcggcgacgggTCTTTCCGGCGCTCCGACCTCCGCCTCCTCCTCGGCGTCATGGGCGCGCCGCTCGCGCCCGTCTCGGTCTCCACCGCCGAGCCGCTGCCGCTCGCGCCCGTCAAGGGCGCCCCCATT GAATCCTCGTCGGCGCAGTACATCCTGCAGCAGTACTTGGCGGCGTCGGGTGGCGCCAAGGTGCTCCGGTCGGCGCGGAACGCGTACGCAATGGGGAAGGTGCGGATGGTGGCGTCGGAGTTCGAGACGGCCACGCGCGTGGTCAAGAAccggggcgccgccgccgccgccgccgtggagCAAGGCGGGTTCGTGCTCTGGCGGATGTCCCCGGACATGTGGTACGTGGAGCTGGCCGTCGGCGGCAGCAAGGTCCGCGCCGGCTGCAACGGCCGCCTCGTCTGGCGCCACACGCCGTGGCTCGGCGCCCACGCCGCCAAGGGTCCCGTCCGCCCGCTCCGCCGAGCCCTCCAGGTAGCGTTCCCTTCCCGAGCTCGTCTGGATGCCTGCCATTGGTTGGTGCCAAccattgtgtgtgtgtgtgtgcgcgcgcgcgTGTACTGTGCAGGGTCTGGATCCGCTGTCGACTGCGGGGCTGTTCGCGGAGGCGCGGTGCGTGGGCGAGAAGAAGGTGGGCGACGAGGAGTGCTTCATCCTGAAGCTGTCGGCGGACGCGGAGACGCTGCGGCAGCGGAGCGAGGGTCCGGCGGAGATCATCCGGCACGTGGTGTTCGGGTACTTCAGCCAGCGCACGGGCCTGCTGGTGCAGGTGGAGGACTCGCACCTGACGCGCATCCAGCCGCACGCCGGCGGGGACGCCGTGTACTGGGAGACCACCATCAGCTCGTTCCTGGAGGACTACCGCGCGGTGGACGGCGTGGCGATCGCGCACGCGGGGCGGTCCGCCGTGACGCTGTTCCGGTTCGGCGAGACGGCCATGAGCCACACCAAGACGCGCATGGAGGAGGCGTGGACCATCCAGGAGGCCGCCTTCGACGTGCCGGGCCTGTCCACCGACTGCTTCATCCCGCCGGCAGACGTCCGGCGCGACTCCGACTCCGTGGGCGAGCCCTGCGAGCTCCCGCCGCGCGGCGCCAAGGCCGGCGCCGTGCACCCCGCGTGCGACGCGGTGCACTCGCGGCGGCGGCGGGATGTGGCCCCGGCCGATGGGGAGCTGGCGACAAGATCTACCGGACGGTGGAGATGCGATTTCTGACTGTGGGCGACGGGACTGATCGAGCGGATTCGTATCGTAAGAGTAGCACTATTACTAGTAGCTAG
- the LOC103639070 gene encoding protein ALP1-like, protein MFTNSHASTVSHDTSSTSHCVASAARQAHGFSPKPIPSINNHYFNTSLTLCIHSSTTMDRFVDSNIFLRMAQDMEDEDHELEVATYQHRRRRALNERRYAGSIPGRVRIHRDHISGDARIRADYFCAQPVYTDAQFRRRFRMRRHVFERLILAVQQVDPYFVQRPNCAGELGLSALQKVVAAVRILAYGVPADAVDEYVRIGESTAHEALKHFCTAIQTAFGGYYLRKPTPADIARLLHVGESRGFPGMLGSVDCMHWEWRNCPTAWKGMFTGRGKHPTMILEAVASYDLWIWHAYFGMPGSCNDINVLQRSNLFDLHLHGDSPPVSFSVNGHTYNMGYYLADGIYPDWPAFVKTIRHPYDVRTQHFATVQESARKDIERTFGVLQKRWAIVRGPAYGWSPQHIGDIMKTCIILHNMIVEDEGPSSLNTSFDNIGVLADTSHGSFSERNEYINNRYDQLHDPVKYNQLQVDLIHHH, encoded by the exons ATGTTTACGAATTCACATGCTTCCACCGTAAGCCACGACACTTCTTCAACAAGCCATTGTGTAGCTTCGGCTGCACGACAAGCGCATGGATTCTCTCCGAAGCctatcccttctataaataatcaCTATTTCAACACTTCACTCACACTTTGCATACACTCATCCACAACAATGGACCGGTTCGTagattccaatatttttcttaggATGGCACAAGACATGGAAGATGAAGACCATGAGCTCGAGGTTGCGACGTACCAACATCGTAGGCGTCGTGCACTTAACGAGCGTCGGTACGCTGGTTCCATTCCCGGTCGTGTTCGAATCCATCGTGACCATATCAGTGGTGATGCAAGAATCCGAGCCGACTACTTTTGCGCCCAACCGGTTTACACGGATGCACAATTTCGGAGGAG GTTTCGCATGCGTCGCCATGTGTTTGAGCGTCTCATTCTTGCTGTGCAACAAGTGGATCCGTACTTCGTTCAACGTCCAAACTGTGCCGGTGAGCTAGGCCTATCTGCCCttcagaaagttgttgctgcCGTACGTATCCTTGCATACGGTGTTCCCGCGGATGCCGTTGACGAGTACGTACGAATTGGAGAATCTACAGCACATGAGGCTTTGAAACACTTTTGCACTGCCATACAAACTGCTTTTGGGGGGTACTATCTTAGGAAACCTACTCCTGCTGATATCGCTAGGCTTCTCCATGTTGGAGAATCACGCGGCTTTCCTGGTATGCTTGGTAGTGtcgattgcatgcattgggagtggcgtaACTGCCCAACTGCATGGAAGGGGATGTTTACCGGTCGTGGTAAACACCCTACAATGATCCTCGAAGCTGTTGCCTCATATGACTTATGGATTTGGCATGCATACTTCGGCATGCCAGGTAGCTGTAACGACATCAATGTTCTTCAGCGTTCTAACTTGTTCGATTTGCATCTTCATGGTGATAGTCCACCAGTGAGTTTCTCCGTCAATGGACACACCTACAACATGGGATATTACCTAGCAGATGGTATTTATCCGGACTGGCCAGCGTTTGTGAAGACAATCCGTCATCCGTATGATGTGAGGACCCAACATTTTGCCACTGTTCAAGAGTCTGCTAGAAAAGACATTGAACGAACATTTGGAGTACTACAGAAGCGATGGGCCATAGTTCGTGGTCCAGCATATGGTTGGTCTCCACAACACATTGGAGATATCATGAAAACATGCATCATATTGCACAACATGATCGTAGAAGATGAAGGACCTTCGTCTTTGAACACAAGCTTCGACAACATCGGAGTTTTGGCGGATACTAGTCATGGTTCATTTTCCGAGCGCAATGAGTATATCAACAACAGGTACGACCAACTACATGATCCAGTGAAATATAATCAGTTGCAGGTTGATCTAatccaccaccactga